The window AAAGGCAAAGGAAAGAATTCTTTTCGGGCCAACGGTTCCTTTCTGTGATTTCTGGTTCGATTATGGAATAACAACAGTAGGATCAACCCGTATTCTGATGCCAGATCTGGCCAGGGAGTTTTTTGCGGCAAATGGCAGCAGCGTGTCAAGGGCGCCGTTCGGGGCACTGAAAAAAGTCAATATTTCAAGAGGTGTCTTATGTGGATAGACAAAGCAAAAAAACTGATGGACAAAGGCAGTCCGTTTGTAATCGCAACCGTGGTAAAGGCACAGGGAAGCACCCCGAGGGGAGTCGGCGCACGGATGATTGTTTCTGCTTCTGGAGAAACATTTGACACTATCGGTGGCGGAGAAGTTGAAAAAATAGTTATCGAACGTTCAAAAACTGTGCTTGAAAACGGTAAGCACGAATGCCTTTCGTTTTCGCTGAAAGGAGACAGGTGGTTGGTCACAGATGATATTTACGTTGAAGGAATGTGCGGAGGTTCAATTGAGATTCTTCTTGAGGCTGTGCTGCCGAAGATTGAGGTCGTAATATTCGGAGGAGGACATATAGGCAGCAAACTGGCCGATCTTTGCCATATAATGGAAATCCCGTGCAGGATCTATGACAACAGGAACGAGTTCGCGTCTATTGATCGATTCCCTTATGCCAAAAAGGTGATCTGCGCTCCCTACGAGGTTCTTCAGGAAAAAATTGAGCTGACGGACTCAAGCTTCTGCGTGGTATTAACCCACGGTCATGTTTACGATCATGTTGTCCTTAAGGCTTTGCTTCCGCAGAAACAGGTGCCTTATATTGGCATGATAGGCAGTAAACATAAGGTTGGTGCCATAATAGAAAATATAGCCGAAGGAGGAGTTCTGCCGGACAATCGCCTTTACTCTCCCATAGGTCTCAATATCGGCTGGCGCAGACCGCAGGAGATTGCCCTCGCCATCATGGCAGAAATCCAAGCAGTGATCTCTGGCGGAACACCATCTCATTGCCGGATCGACTGGACTGAAAGAATACAATAACCCAGATTGAAGCCATACAATGTATGGCTTTAGAATCGGACCTTTTCAGTTTTCTGTACCTGAACCACGCACCCGTCATGCACTGTCAGAATAACATCCCCAAATTTCAAGTCTTTAATAAACTCCCTGACCACCGAGACCCACTGCCCATTTTTAGTCTGACAATATGTTTCTTTTTCGGATTCAGTGATGGAATCAATTATTTTCATCTTATTCTCCAAATAAGCGGTTTGATTGTACCATAAGTAGACTTTTACCAAGCAAACACAAACATCAGTGTTGGTGCTATTAATAGATCTGTATAAAGAATGATTTTCAAATTGATTCCCTCCTCTCTTCTTTTCCGATCATGACTAATCCATTCACGCTATTCGCTACTGATATGGGTTATGATAAATTTTCAAACTTTATTTGCTTTCCGAATCAATCTTGATGGACTCGCCAAAAGTCAAAAAAAGGCTTCAGGGTCTTGCCAGAGCTGATCCGGC is drawn from Desulforegula conservatrix Mb1Pa and contains these coding sequences:
- a CDS encoding XdhC family protein, which produces MWIDKAKKLMDKGSPFVIATVVKAQGSTPRGVGARMIVSASGETFDTIGGGEVEKIVIERSKTVLENGKHECLSFSLKGDRWLVTDDIYVEGMCGGSIEILLEAVLPKIEVVIFGGGHIGSKLADLCHIMEIPCRIYDNRNEFASIDRFPYAKKVICAPYEVLQEKIELTDSSFCVVLTHGHVYDHVVLKALLPQKQVPYIGMIGSKHKVGAIIENIAEGGVLPDNRLYSPIGLNIGWRRPQEIALAIMAEIQAVISGGTPSHCRIDWTERIQ
- a CDS encoding YezD family protein, producing the protein MKIIDSITESEKETYCQTKNGQWVSVVREFIKDLKFGDVILTVHDGCVVQVQKTEKVRF